The Thermomicrobiales bacterium sequence ATGCCGAGTCCACGCAGCGCCGCGTAGAAGAGCATGAACTGCTTCCAGTAGGTTGCCCCAGCCGTCTGCGGGTGTTCGTCGTAGACCCAGAGCGATTCGTAGTCATGCAACAACGCGACCGTGCGGGGCGCATCCACGAGCTGCTCGCCATTCAGGGCGAAGGTGGCGATCTCTTCCGCGCCACGGTCGAGCGTTTCAGCGTGACGGACCAGCCCGGAGTGGGTGAGCTCTTGCCCATTGGTCGATGCTCGCCAGCGGAAATAGCTGGTGCACGCTCCTCCGTGGGCCCATGTCTGCGCGGTCCAGAGATCGACGGCTCCTGCTGCCGGCAATGGGTTCGAAGGCGCCCAATTGATCTGACCGGCCTGTTGTTCCATCACCCATGGATGGTGCGGCGCCGGTTTCATCCCCCGATAGAGATCATGATTGACGGAAACCAGATCCGGCTCACCGGTGCGTGCCCAGCGTGCCTTTTCCTCGACGGTGAGATCCGAGTACTCGACGCCGCCGGTGGGATAGGAATCCCAGGTGACGAAGTCGAGCGGGGCGGCTGCCGGATAGTGATCGAACTGGTCGCAGAAGCGCATGAAGTTGTGCGTCACCCAGCGATTCGGCGAATGGGCACGAATGATGGTGGCATGCTCGGTCAGGAACTCGGCGATCAGATTGCTGCTGAATCGATAGAAGTCGAGTAGATGGGCCGGGTTCGCGCCGCCGACCGTGAGATTCGGCAGATCGATTTGCTCCCAGGCGGTGTATTGCTGGCTCCAGAAGCGAGCACCCCAGGCGCGGTTCAGCTCCGCGACCGTGCTGTACCGTTCCGAAAGCCACCTGCGGAACCGGGCAAGCGCGGCGGGGCTGTAGCTTCGGCCCGTGTCGTGGTCGCCGAGCTCGTTGTCGATTTGCCAGCCGGCGACGGCCGGGTGGATCCCATACCGCCGGGCAAACTCGCCGCAGATGCGGGCCGCTTCACGCCGGTAGTCGTCGGAAGCCAGGTCGCAATGCCGCCGGGACCCGCCACGCAATCGACGACCTTCCTTGTCGACCGGTTTGATGTCAGGGAATGCGGCTGTCAGCCATGGTGGCGGCGCGGCGGTTGGCGTCGCGATGACGACGCGCAAGCCTTCGGCAGCCAGCGTATCGATTGCCTCATCGAGCCAGTCCCAGGTCAGCGCTCCCGGTTCGGGTTCGATGTCGCTCCAGGTGAAGTCGCCGACCCGCACATAGACGAGACCGAGCGCGCGCATCTGCCGCGCGTCGACGGTCCAGCGGTCCCTCGGCCATTGTTCCGGGTAATAGCAGACGCCCAACCGGTATCCGGCCACAGATTCCAGTTTCGCTCGCGTGCGCGCCACCGTTTACCTCTCCTGATATGCCCGATGGAGGGTAGCAAACCGGGAAAATTTGCGATAGCGGCGTTCCGTTTGGCAGAATCGCCCTGCGCATTTTCAGGCAGCGTCTGATTTGCGTTGCCTTTTTCTGCGAACGACCCACGAGGACACACCACACCATGCAATCTGCGACCGAACGACGGAGCCATGGCCACCGATGGATGAGCGGTTCCGAGGTCCGGCGTGCCTTCATCGAGTTCTTCGAGGAGCGTGGGCACAAGGAAATCGCCAGTTCGTCGCTGGTGCCGCATAACGACCCCACTGTGCTGCTGACCACCGCTGGCATGCAGCAGATGACGCCTTACTTTCTTGGGCTCGAGACGCCGCCCGCGGTGCGCATGGCCTCTGTGCAGAAGTGCTTTCGCACGGTGGATATCGACGAGGTCGGGGACGAGAGCCACTGCACCTTTTTCTTCATGCTCGGCAACTTCTCCGTGGGCGACTATTTCAAGCCCGATTCGCTGCGCTGGTCGTGGGAATTCCTGACCGAGGTGATGGGGTTGCCGGCTGAGCGGCTGTACCCGACCGTGCATCCGGACGACGAGGATGCCTATCGCATATGGAGAGACGAGATCGGCGTTCCGGAAGAGCGCATCGGCAAACTCTCAGACAACTGGTGGGGTCCAGTCGGTCCTACCGGGCCAAACGGGCCCGACTCCGAGATCTATTTCGATCTCGGACCGGAGGCGGGTGAGATCGGCGACGGGCCGGGTGAGAGCAACCGCTTCCTGGAGATCTGGAACAACGTCTTCATGGAGTTCTTCCAGGCGCCCGACGGCAGTCGAACCCCATTGCCGAAGCAGAACGTCGATACCGGCATGGGCCTGGAGCGGTTGACTGCGATGCTGCAAGGTGTCAGCTCGATCTATGACACCGATCTCTATCAGACCATCATTTCCCGTGCTGGCGAGCTGGCGGGCGTGACCTATGGGACCGATCCGGATGCGGATGTGGCGTTGCGCGTCATCGCCGATCACGCGCGTGGCGCAACGTTCCTGATCTCCGATGGCGTCCTGCCAGGGAATGAGGGGCGTTCCTATGTTCTGCGGCGCATTCTCCGTCGCGCGATTCGCTACGGTCGTCGTCTTGGCCTTACGCAGCCGTTCATGGCCGAGATGGCGCGGGTGGTGATCGGGCAGTTCGGCGCCGACTATCCGGCGCTGGTCGAGCGGCAGCGGCAGATCGAGAAGGTGCTGACGCATGAGGAAGAGACCTTCGGGCGAACGCTGAGCACCGGCATCCACCGTTTCCAGGACGAGGTCGCCAAGCTGCGCGCGGTGGCGCCGGCGGGCGAGGAGATCATGCAGCTCACGGTGCCCGGCGCGGTTGCGTTCCGGCTCTACGACACCTATGGCTTCCCGCTCGACCTCACGGTCGATCTTGCGCGCGAACAGGGCATGGCCGTCGATATCGAGGGATTCGATGCCGCCATGGCCGAACAGCGGGTGATCAGCCGCGGGGGCGCGGCCTTCAAAGACAATCAGCGCGAACGCAATGCGCTCTACGTCGAACGCGGCATGCTGTCCACAGACTTTCTCGGCTACGAGGAGACCGAAGCCGACGCCACCATCCTGGCGTTGCTCGATCCGGATGGGTTCATCGAGTCGGCGGAAGCGGGCGATGAGGTGGAGATCATTCTCGATCGCACTCCGTTCTACGGAGAATCTGGCGGCCAGATCGGTGACAAGGGTGAGATTCGCACCGACACTGGCGTGGTCAGCATCGACGATACGTTCAAGCCGACACCCACGCTTTTCGTCCATCGCGGCATCGTGGCGGAAGGATTCATCAAGACCGGAGAACCGGCCCGTGCCGCGATCGATGCCGAACGCCGCCAGGCGATCAAACGCAATCACACTGCCACTCATCTCTTGCACCGCGCGCTGCGCGAGGTGCTCGGTACCGATACCCATCAGGCAGGCTCGCTGGTGGCGCCCGATCGACTGCGTTTCGACTTCACCAGCATCGACGCGATGAGCGCTGAGCAGGTGGCGCGCGTGGGCGAGATCGTCAGCGAGCAGGTGCTAGCCTCGACGCCGGTGAGCACGCAGGTGCTGCCCTATGCGGAGGCCGTCGAAGGCGGCGCGATGGCGCTGTTCGGCGAGAAGTACGGCGACTCCGTGCGCGTGGTCACGATCGGGGACTTCTCGAAGGAACTCTGCGGCGGCACGCATCTGCGCCACACGGGTGAGGTTGGCCCATTCGCGATCGTATCCGAAGGGTCGGTTGCCGCGGGGGTGCGGCGCATCGAGGCCGTTACCGGACAGGCCGCTATCGAACGCGGGATGCGGCAACAAGCAGTTCTCGATTCCCTGGCGCGTGACTTCCGCGCGCCCTGGACCGAACTGCCCGAGCAGGTGGCCGCGCTGCGCGAGAAGCTGCGCGCCACCGAACGCGAGGTCGGCAAGCTGCGTGCGGAGCTGGCCGGTTCATCGGTCGGGGATTTGCTCGATTCCAGGGTGGATGTCGGCGGAATCCCAGTCGTGGCCGGAAAGCTCGCGGTCAACGAGAAGGGTGATCTGCGCACTGCGGGCGACCGCCTGCGCGACAAGCTTGGTTCGGGTGTCGTCGTCCTGGGGGCAGAAATCGATGGAAAGCCCAGTCTGATCGCGTTGGTCACGCAAGACGTCATCGCGCGAGGCATCAAGGCGGGCGATCTCGTTCGCGAACTGGCCAAACACATCGACGGCAAGGGCGGAGGTCGGCCTGATTTGGCTGAAGCGGGCGGCAAGGATGCGAGTGGCCTCGACGCCGCTCTGGCCGGAGTGGCCGAGCTGGTGAAGTCGGCGACGAGCAAGTCTTGACGGGTGCGCGGCATCTCGATCCCCGGGACTGAACCGGCATGACCAGAAGCATCACCGTTGCCCCCGGGCAGTCGATGAGCGACGTGCTCGCGGCGCTCAAGATCGCTGCCGGGGACGATCTCGTCATCGAGATCCCTGCCGACGCGTCCGTCTTGCTGACCGCGAATGAGTTTCGCGCGCTCTCGATCGCCGCAGAGCGCGACGACGTGGAAGTCTCGATCTATACCGAGGACCCTCTACGACGCCAATTGGCGACGCTCTTCGGCGTCCCGCTCGTCAACGAGATTCCTGAGCCTGTTCCCTACCAGGCGCCGGAGCTCGATCCGATCGATGAAACAGAGCCATTTGCGAATGGAGTCGAGGTGGACGACGAGGAGGGCGACGACGTCGCTCCCGTCCCGAAACCGCGCTCCGGGGGTGGCCGACGATCGCTGGGCAAAGTGCTCGGGGTACTGGCCGGAATAGCGGCCATCGCCGCGATTGCCATCGGCGTGTATTGGTTGTTCCTGTCTTCGATGACAGTCGATCTGCATCTGAAACGGCAAAGCGTCGCGTCTACCCTGGCATATCAGGTTACTCAGCCGGGGGCCGATGCAAGCGCAGCGTCGAGTGACGGCATCGTGATTCCCGGTCAGCCGGTCGAGTTCACGTTGAGCCGCTCGGCAACGGTTCCGGCAACCGGGCAAACCATCATTCCGGACGAGGCCGCTAGTGGCGAAGTTGTGTTGCGCAATCCGACTGACGCAATCGTGACGATCGAAAAGGGCACCCAGTTCGCAGGGTTCAGCGGCGTGTCATATTCCTTCTCGGAGACAGTGGAGGTTCCGGCGTCGGCCAATGGCGAGCCGGGAGAGGTCACTGCCCACATCGAAGCGTCTGAAGGTGGCGAGGCGGGCAACGCCGCGACCGGTATGCTCACCGGCCAACTGCCAAATGGCGTCTACTACAGCAACCGTTTGTCCGAGATTGCGGGAGGCACCCAGAAGACCATTACCACCATCTCCCAACAGGACCTCGATCAGCTGAAAGCCGAGATCGACAATGAGCTGCTGGCGTTGGCGACCACGACCGTGCTCGATCAGGGGCTTTTGTTGGTCCCGTCCACGGTGCAACCCATCAGCGACGCCGGCACTGCCACGCCCGATGCTGGCGGTTATGCGTTCAGCGGCCAGGTTGGTGACGAGGCAAGCGACGTCAGCGTCGACGCGACCATTACCTTCTCGGCAACCGCCTACGACCCAACCGCGCTCACCGATCAGGCAATCCCGCTCTTGCAGGCCGAGGTTCCGGCTGGCTCTTCATTCGATCCGAATTCGGTGAAGGTCAATACGCCTGCGGAGACTGGCAACGTGAACGGGGTCATCTCGTTGCTGGCTACGGTCACCGGGGATGCGGTGCCGGTGCTCGACGAGTCCGCCAAGTCGGCACTTGCGAGTCAACTCGCCGGAAACAGCCAGTCGGAGAACGACCAGATTCTC is a genomic window containing:
- a CDS encoding beta-galactosidase — its product is MARTRAKLESVAGYRLGVCYYPEQWPRDRWTVDARQMRALGLVYVRVGDFTWSDIEPEPGALTWDWLDEAIDTLAAEGLRVVIATPTAAPPPWLTAAFPDIKPVDKEGRRLRGGSRRHCDLASDDYRREAARICGEFARRYGIHPAVAGWQIDNELGDHDTGRSYSPAALARFRRWLSERYSTVAELNRAWGARFWSQQYTAWEQIDLPNLTVGGANPAHLLDFYRFSSNLIAEFLTEHATIIRAHSPNRWVTHNFMRFCDQFDHYPAAAPLDFVTWDSYPTGGVEYSDLTVEEKARWARTGEPDLVSVNHDLYRGMKPAPHHPWVMEQQAGQINWAPSNPLPAAGAVDLWTAQTWAHGGACTSYFRWRASTNGQELTHSGLVRHAETLDRGAEEIATFALNGEQLVDAPRTVALLHDYESLWVYDEHPQTAGATYWKQFMLFYAALRGLGIDVDIRHPDADLARYRLIVAPAIQLIDGTRTARLARAARHARMVFGPRTGLRDLNGNVHPGGQPGPLADLLGCRMMNFDAMPPMVSVTAGGHRVEMWAESYQTITGEPVIAYDDGPLSGMTAVVRNGSCLTIGAWSRSLVDELLVSELRAVGIEPLQLPDGLRRVSLGNRSIWLNFTDRRQRTPSGLDLDPISWRIDAQRKD
- the alaS gene encoding alanine--tRNA ligase, with the translated sequence MSGSEVRRAFIEFFEERGHKEIASSSLVPHNDPTVLLTTAGMQQMTPYFLGLETPPAVRMASVQKCFRTVDIDEVGDESHCTFFFMLGNFSVGDYFKPDSLRWSWEFLTEVMGLPAERLYPTVHPDDEDAYRIWRDEIGVPEERIGKLSDNWWGPVGPTGPNGPDSEIYFDLGPEAGEIGDGPGESNRFLEIWNNVFMEFFQAPDGSRTPLPKQNVDTGMGLERLTAMLQGVSSIYDTDLYQTIISRAGELAGVTYGTDPDADVALRVIADHARGATFLISDGVLPGNEGRSYVLRRILRRAIRYGRRLGLTQPFMAEMARVVIGQFGADYPALVERQRQIEKVLTHEEETFGRTLSTGIHRFQDEVAKLRAVAPAGEEIMQLTVPGAVAFRLYDTYGFPLDLTVDLAREQGMAVDIEGFDAAMAEQRVISRGGAAFKDNQRERNALYVERGMLSTDFLGYEETEADATILALLDPDGFIESAEAGDEVEIILDRTPFYGESGGQIGDKGEIRTDTGVVSIDDTFKPTPTLFVHRGIVAEGFIKTGEPARAAIDAERRQAIKRNHTATHLLHRALREVLGTDTHQAGSLVAPDRLRFDFTSIDAMSAEQVARVGEIVSEQVLASTPVSTQVLPYAEAVEGGAMALFGEKYGDSVRVVTIGDFSKELCGGTHLRHTGEVGPFAIVSEGSVAAGVRRIEAVTGQAAIERGMRQQAVLDSLARDFRAPWTELPEQVAALREKLRATEREVGKLRAELAGSSVGDLLDSRVDVGGIPVVAGKLAVNEKGDLRTAGDRLRDKLGSGVVVLGAEIDGKPSLIALVTQDVIARGIKAGDLVRELAKHIDGKGGGRPDLAEAGGKDASGLDAALAGVAELVKSATSKS